A region of Chloroflexaceae bacterium DNA encodes the following proteins:
- a CDS encoding response regulator transcription factor: MSRTILVVDDEPGIVQIARDYLDRAGFRVITASDGPTALRLARLERPALMVLDLMLPGMDGLDVTRVLRQDPATRKLPIIMLTARVEEADRLIGLELGADDYITKPFSPRELVARVRAVLRRTEDAGTPAGIIYCGELSIDLERRSVRRGGEPIELTATEFDLLAVLAREPGRPFTRAQLLERVYDTHYTGYDRTIDAHIKNLRRKIEPDPATPRYILTVYGVGYKFAESPA, from the coding sequence ATGAGCCGCACCATTCTCGTTGTTGATGACGAACCTGGTATCGTGCAGATTGCCCGCGATTACCTGGATCGCGCCGGGTTTCGCGTTATTACCGCCAGCGATGGACCAACGGCGTTGCGCCTGGCCCGGCTTGAGCGCCCGGCGCTGATGGTGCTCGACCTGATGCTGCCAGGGATGGACGGCCTGGACGTCACTCGCGTGCTGCGCCAGGACCCGGCCACACGCAAGCTGCCGATCATTATGCTGACTGCGCGCGTCGAGGAGGCCGACCGGCTGATCGGCCTGGAACTGGGCGCCGACGACTACATCACCAAGCCCTTCAGCCCGCGCGAACTGGTGGCCCGCGTCCGCGCCGTGCTGCGCCGCACCGAAGACGCGGGCACACCCGCCGGCATCATCTACTGCGGCGAGCTGAGCATTGACCTCGAGCGTCGCAGCGTCCGCCGCGGCGGCGAGCCAATCGAGTTGACCGCCACCGAGTTTGACCTGCTGGCCGTCCTCGCGCGCGAGCCAGGCCGACCCTTTACTCGCGCCCAGCTTCTCGAACGGGTGTACGACACGCACTACACCGGCTATGATCGCACCATTGACGCCCATATCAAAAATCTGCGCCGCAAAATCGAACCCGACCCCGCCACCCCGCGC